Proteins co-encoded in one Paracoccus aestuarii genomic window:
- a CDS encoding thioredoxin family protein — MSLSMCLLLALLLMTALPARAELSLMMVEQPGCSHCAAWDAQIAPAYPLTPEGRAAPLIRQQLRAPLPQGVTLDRPAVFTPTFILLRDGSEAARIEGHPGEDFFWGLLGGMLDRSDPDWRNPTPD; from the coding sequence ATGAGCCTGTCAATGTGCCTGCTTCTGGCCCTGCTGCTGATGACCGCCCTGCCCGCCCGGGCCGAGCTGTCCTTGATGATGGTCGAACAGCCCGGCTGCAGCCATTGCGCGGCATGGGACGCACAGATCGCCCCCGCCTATCCGCTGACCCCCGAGGGCCGCGCCGCGCCGCTGATCCGCCAGCAATTGCGCGCGCCCCTGCCCCAAGGCGTGACGCTGGACCGGCCCGCGGTCTTCACGCCGACCTTCATCCTGCTGCGCGACGGGTCCGAGGCCGCCCGGATCGAGGGGCACCCGGGCGAAGATTTCTTCTGGGGCCTTCTTGGCGGAATGTTGGACCGCAGCGATCCCGACTGGCGGAACCCGACCCCGGATTGA
- the soxX gene encoding sulfur oxidation c-type cytochrome SoxX, with protein sequence MSRQLRLALAMVCTIAAPAWAETAPTDVVFDDGAVPQSLTGTPGDADEGVRVMTTNALGNCVACHMIGALPDVEFQGNIAPPLDGAGDRWSEAELRGIVVDAKMMFPDSFMPGFYKTEGFIRPGDAYTGRASEGAPPPVLTAQQVEDVVAYLTTLKD encoded by the coding sequence ATGTCTCGCCAGCTGCGGCTGGCGCTGGCGATGGTCTGCACCATCGCGGCGCCCGCATGGGCCGAAACGGCCCCGACGGATGTCGTCTTCGACGATGGCGCGGTCCCGCAATCGCTGACCGGAACGCCCGGCGATGCCGATGAGGGCGTGCGCGTCATGACCACCAACGCGCTTGGCAATTGCGTGGCCTGCCACATGATCGGCGCGTTGCCGGATGTCGAATTCCAAGGCAATATCGCCCCGCCCCTGGACGGGGCCGGCGACCGCTGGTCCGAGGCGGAGCTGCGCGGCATCGTCGTCGATGCCAAGATGATGTTTCCCGACAGCTTCATGCCCGGCTTCTACAAGACCGAAGGCTTCATCCGTCCGGGCGACGCCTATACCGGCCGCGCCTCGGAAGGCGCGCCGCCGCCCGTCCTGACCGCGCAGCAGGTCGAGGACGTGGTGGCCTATCTGACGACACTCAAGGACTAG
- the soxC gene encoding sulfite dehydrogenase, translated as MRDDTERKGPSRRVFLTSGAAIMAGGAAAAQGTTQGADPLITEVQPWASGFGDPVDATPYGMPIRFEEHVVRRNVEWLTESPVSSINFTPIHALEGTITPQGCAFERHHSGAIELSKADYRLMVNGRVDRPLVFTFDDLMRFPRHVMTAFCECAANGGMEWGGAQLEGCQFTQGMIHNMEYTGVMLRDVLAEAGVQPEGTWVYVEGADASSNGRSIPMDKAMDDVLIALFANGEALRMEHGYPARLVVPGWEGNMWVKWLRRIGVHDQAVESREETSKYTDMMPDGRARKWTWVMDAKSVITSPSPQVPIRHGAGPLVVTGLAWSGNGAISRVDVSSDGGATWHPARLSGDVKPKALTRFHYDMDWDGSEMFLMSRAIDDTGYVQPTKQALREIRGVNNVYHNNGIQVWWVRADGEVENVEIA; from the coding sequence ATGCGCGACGATACCGAACGCAAGGGCCCCAGCAGGCGGGTCTTTCTGACCAGCGGCGCGGCCATCATGGCAGGCGGCGCGGCGGCGGCCCAAGGCACCACTCAAGGCGCGGACCCGCTGATCACCGAGGTCCAGCCCTGGGCCTCGGGCTTCGGCGATCCGGTGGACGCCACCCCCTATGGCATGCCGATCCGCTTCGAGGAACACGTGGTCCGCCGCAACGTGGAATGGCTGACCGAAAGCCCGGTCAGCAGCATCAACTTCACCCCCATCCACGCGCTGGAGGGCACGATCACGCCCCAAGGCTGCGCCTTCGAGCGGCACCATTCCGGCGCGATCGAACTCAGCAAGGCCGATTACCGCCTGATGGTGAACGGCCGCGTGGACCGGCCCTTGGTCTTCACCTTCGACGACCTGATGCGCTTTCCCCGCCATGTGATGACGGCCTTCTGCGAATGCGCGGCCAATGGCGGCATGGAATGGGGCGGCGCCCAGCTGGAGGGCTGCCAGTTCACCCAAGGCATGATCCACAACATGGAATATACCGGCGTCATGCTGCGCGACGTTCTGGCCGAGGCCGGCGTCCAGCCCGAGGGCACTTGGGTCTATGTCGAGGGGGCGGATGCCTCCTCGAACGGGCGGTCCATCCCGATGGACAAGGCGATGGACGACGTGTTGATCGCGCTCTTTGCCAATGGCGAGGCGCTCAGGATGGAACATGGCTATCCCGCCCGGCTGGTCGTGCCGGGATGGGAGGGCAACATGTGGGTCAAGTGGCTGCGCCGCATCGGCGTCCATGACCAGGCCGTCGAAAGCCGCGAGGAGACCTCGAAATATACCGACATGATGCCCGACGGGCGGGCGCGCAAATGGACCTGGGTGATGGATGCGAAATCGGTCATCACCTCGCCCAGCCCGCAGGTGCCGATCCGCCACGGCGCGGGGCCCTTGGTGGTCACGGGGCTGGCCTGGTCCGGCAATGGCGCGATTTCCCGCGTGGACGTGTCCTCGGACGGGGGCGCCACATGGCACCCGGCGCGGCTGTCGGGCGATGTGAAGCCCAAGGCCCTGACGCGGTTCCATTACGACATGGACTGGGACGGATCCGAGATGTTCCTGATGTCGCGCGCCATCGACGACACGGGCTATGTCCAGCCGACCAAGCAGGCCCTGCGCGAGATCCGCGGCGTCAACAATGTCTATCACAACAACGGCATCCAGGTCTGGTGGGTGCGTGCCGATGGCGAGGTGGAAAATGTCGAGATCGCGTAA
- a CDS encoding ArsR/SmtB family transcription factor — protein MTGDSQHDIAALAPLIGQAEQAAGLLKALGHDGRLTILCHLMTGPKSVTELEKLLSARQAIVSQQLARLRHEGLVSARREGQAIFYSLHDPRVERLVAVLAQIYAGPSQA, from the coding sequence GTGACAGGGGACAGCCAACACGACATCGCGGCGCTGGCGCCGTTGATCGGGCAGGCCGAACAGGCCGCGGGCCTGCTGAAGGCGCTTGGCCATGACGGCCGCCTGACCATCCTGTGCCACCTGATGACCGGCCCCAAAAGCGTCACCGAGCTTGAAAAGCTGCTGTCGGCGCGGCAGGCTATCGTCAGCCAGCAGCTGGCGCGGCTGCGGCACGAGGGGTTGGTCTCGGCCCGGCGCGAGGGTCAGGCCATCTTCTATTCGCTGCACGACCCCCGGGTGGAGAGGCTGGTGGCCGTGCTGGCGCAGATCTATGCAGGGCCGTCCCAGGCCTGA
- a CDS encoding SoxW family protein: protein MIRALACALMLSIAAPAAAVPVGDDGLHKPDWLAETFKDLPEDLAEANAEGRRLMILIEQRDCIYCTKMHEEVFTDPQIAAILRDDFMVIQMNLFGDVEVTDFDGTTRAEKDMAIRWGAMFTPMLIFLPEEVASDQTAADAAIAMMPGAFGPGTTRTMLEWVRDREYENGEHFQRFLARQMQQDAP from the coding sequence ATGATCCGTGCCCTTGCCTGCGCCCTGATGCTGTCCATCGCCGCACCCGCCGCCGCCGTCCCCGTGGGCGATGACGGTCTGCACAAGCCCGACTGGCTGGCCGAGACCTTCAAGGACCTGCCCGAGGACCTGGCCGAGGCCAATGCCGAAGGCCGCCGCCTGATGATCCTGATCGAGCAGCGCGACTGCATCTATTGCACGAAGATGCACGAGGAGGTGTTCACCGACCCCCAGATCGCGGCCATCCTGCGCGACGATTTCATGGTGATCCAGATGAACCTCTTCGGCGATGTCGAGGTCACGGATTTCGACGGCACCACCCGGGCGGAAAAGGACATGGCGATCCGGTGGGGCGCGATGTTCACCCCCATGCTGATCTTTCTGCCCGAGGAGGTCGCGTCCGACCAGACCGCCGCCGATGCCGCGATCGCGATGATGCCCGGCGCCTTTGGCCCCGGCACGACGCGGACCATGCTGGAATGGGTGCGCGACCGCGAATACGAGAATGGCGAGCATTTCCAGCGCTTTCTGGCCCGCCAGATGCAGCAGGACGCCCCGTGA
- the soxZ gene encoding thiosulfate oxidation carrier complex protein SoxZ, with protein sequence MANDAKPRVRVPRSASAGEAVVIKALISHNMESGQRRGSDGELIPRSIINRFTCEFNGANVVDVAIDPAVSTNPYFEFDAMVDAAGEFTFTWYDDDGSVYEDRQSIEIA encoded by the coding sequence ATGGCAAATGATGCAAAACCCCGCGTGCGGGTCCCCCGCAGCGCCAGCGCCGGCGAGGCCGTCGTCATCAAGGCGCTGATCAGCCACAACATGGAATCCGGCCAGCGCCGCGGCTCCGACGGCGAGCTGATCCCGCGATCGATCATCAACCGGTTCACCTGCGAGTTCAACGGCGCGAATGTGGTAGATGTGGCGATCGACCCGGCGGTGTCCACCAACCCCTATTTCGAATTCGACGCGATGGTCGATGCGGCGGGCGAGTTTACCTTCACCTGGTATGACGATGACGGCAGCGTCTATGAGGACCGCCAGTCCATCGAGATCGCCTGA
- the soxY gene encoding thiosulfate oxidation carrier protein SoxY gives MRLSRRDALWLGLGGLTASVVPGFVMAASVDELTTAFAEGATPTDGGITLTAPEIAENGNTVPVEVDAPGAVAVMLLAAGNPEPAVATFTFGPAAAHQRAATRIRLAETQDVIALARMADGSVQRAQTNIKVTIGGCGG, from the coding sequence ATCCGACTTTCACGCCGCGACGCGCTCTGGCTGGGACTGGGCGGGCTGACCGCCTCGGTCGTGCCGGGCTTCGTCATGGCCGCATCGGTGGACGAACTGACCACCGCCTTCGCCGAAGGGGCGACGCCCACCGATGGCGGCATCACCCTGACCGCCCCCGAGATCGCCGAGAACGGCAACACCGTCCCGGTCGAGGTCGACGCCCCCGGCGCCGTGGCCGTGATGCTGCTGGCGGCGGGCAACCCCGAACCGGCGGTGGCGACCTTCACCTTCGGCCCCGCCGCCGCCCATCAGCGCGCCGCGACCCGCATCCGCCTGGCCGAGACGCAGGACGTGATCGCGCTGGCCCGCATGGCCGACGGATCGGTCCAGCGGGCGCAGACGAACATCAAGGTGACCATCGGCGGCTGCGGCGGCTGA
- the soxB gene encoding thiosulfohydrolase SoxB, with the protein MISRRDFMQVALASSSIIGASGLGGWSRLAAQQRLTQDDLLQFDDFGNVTLIHVTDIHAQTRPIWFREPEWNIGMGEAAGQLPHITGRDFQAMFGIAPDSPDAYALTYPDFAALGAAYGKMGGLDRIATVVNAIRAARPDAILLDGGDTWQGSLPSLRTQGQDMVNAMNLLGVEAMTSHWEWTYGAERVTEIVDTLPFPFLGANIFDAEWDEPAFDPYHIFEKGGQRIAVIGQAFPYMPIANPRWMFPDLSFGIREERMQAVVDEVRAEGVDLVVLLSHNGFDVDRKMAGRVRGIDVILTGHTHDAIPEPVLVGETILIASGSHGKFVSRVDLDVRDGRMMGFRHKLIPIFADVIAPDPEMAALIETERAPFEAELTEEIGTTESLLFRRGNFNGSWDDLICDAMLSERDAEIALSPGVRWGASVMPGEAITREDIHNATSMTYGQCYRTEMTGQTLKTVLEDVADNIFNPDPYYQQGGDMVRVGGLGYRIDVSAPMGSRISDMTHLASGEAIDPDRAYAVAGWASVNEGTEGPQIWDVVETHIRRLGTVRLDPNTSVKVAGI; encoded by the coding sequence ATGATCTCTCGGCGCGATTTCATGCAGGTGGCCTTGGCCAGTTCGTCCATCATCGGCGCCTCGGGCCTTGGCGGCTGGTCGCGGCTGGCGGCCCAGCAGCGCCTGACCCAGGACGACCTGCTGCAATTCGACGATTTCGGCAATGTGACGCTGATCCATGTGACCGACATCCACGCCCAGACCCGGCCCATCTGGTTCCGCGAACCGGAATGGAACATCGGCATGGGCGAGGCCGCGGGTCAGCTGCCCCATATCACCGGGCGCGATTTCCAGGCGATGTTCGGCATCGCGCCCGACAGCCCGGATGCCTATGCGCTGACCTATCCCGATTTCGCGGCCCTGGGCGCGGCCTATGGCAAGATGGGCGGGCTGGACCGGATCGCCACGGTGGTGAACGCGATCCGCGCCGCCCGGCCCGACGCGATCCTGCTGGACGGGGGCGACACCTGGCAGGGATCGCTGCCGTCGCTGCGGACTCAAGGCCAGGACATGGTCAACGCCATGAATCTGCTGGGCGTCGAGGCGATGACCAGCCATTGGGAATGGACCTATGGCGCCGAGCGGGTGACCGAGATCGTCGACACGCTGCCCTTCCCCTTTCTGGGCGCCAACATCTTCGACGCGGAATGGGACGAGCCGGCCTTTGATCCCTACCACATCTTCGAGAAGGGCGGGCAACGCATCGCGGTGATCGGCCAGGCCTTCCCCTATATGCCCATCGCCAATCCGCGCTGGATGTTCCCCGATCTCAGCTTCGGCATCCGCGAGGAGCGGATGCAGGCGGTCGTGGACGAGGTCCGGGCCGAGGGCGTCGATCTGGTCGTGCTGCTGTCCCATAACGGCTTTGACGTGGACCGCAAGATGGCGGGCCGCGTGCGCGGCATCGACGTGATCCTGACCGGCCACACCCATGACGCCATCCCCGAGCCGGTGCTGGTGGGTGAGACGATCCTGATCGCCAGCGGCAGCCACGGCAAGTTCGTCAGCCGCGTCGATCTGGACGTGCGCGACGGGCGGATGATGGGGTTCCGCCACAAGCTGATCCCGATCTTCGCCGACGTGATCGCCCCCGACCCCGAGATGGCCGCCCTGATCGAGACCGAACGCGCCCCCTTCGAGGCCGAGCTGACCGAGGAGATCGGCACCACCGAAAGCCTGCTGTTCCGGCGCGGCAATTTCAACGGCAGCTGGGACGACCTGATCTGCGACGCCATGCTGTCGGAACGCGATGCCGAGATCGCGCTGTCGCCCGGCGTGCGGTGGGGCGCATCCGTCATGCCGGGCGAGGCGATCACCCGCGAGGACATCCACAACGCCACCAGCATGACCTATGGCCAATGCTACCGCACCGAGATGACCGGCCAGACGCTGAAGACCGTGCTGGAGGACGTGGCCGACAACATCTTCAACCCCGACCCCTATTACCAGCAAGGCGGCGACATGGTGCGTGTGGGGGGCCTCGGCTACCGCATCGACGTGTCCGCGCCGATGGGGTCGCGCATTTCCGACATGACGCATCTGGCCTCGGGCGAGGCGATCGACCCGGACCGCGCCTATGCCGTGGCGGGCTGGGCCAGCGTCAACGAAGGCACCGAGGGCCCCCAGATCTGGGATGTCGTCGAAACCCATATCCGCAGGCTGGGCACGGTCCGGCTTGACCCAAACACATCGGTCAAGGTGGCCGGCATCTGA
- a CDS encoding cytochrome c biogenesis CcdA family protein translates to MLEITYSGAALAGLLSFFSPCILPMVPFYLSYMAGLSVRELQGGGGVAPGARRRLVVQAVAFALGVTTIFVLLGMGATTLGRQFAQWREPLSWLAGGVLILFGLHFLGVLRIGLFYREARMQSGAPPTTLAGAYLMGLAFGFGWTPCVGPALAAILMVAGGMGDPLQGGLLLLVYGLAMTLPFVVAALFAGPFLGWVARHRALMGRVEQAMGVLLIVFGILIATNSVNRIADWMIRNFDWSATLA, encoded by the coding sequence ATGCTGGAGATCACCTATTCCGGTGCGGCCCTTGCGGGCCTGCTGTCGTTCTTTTCGCCCTGCATCCTGCCGATGGTGCCGTTCTATCTGTCCTACATGGCGGGGCTATCGGTGCGCGAATTGCAGGGCGGCGGAGGCGTGGCGCCCGGCGCGCGGCGGCGGCTGGTCGTGCAGGCGGTGGCCTTCGCGCTTGGGGTCACGACGATCTTCGTGCTGCTGGGCATGGGCGCCACCACCTTGGGCCGCCAGTTCGCGCAATGGCGCGAGCCCCTGTCCTGGCTGGCGGGGGGCGTGCTGATCCTGTTTGGGCTGCATTTCCTGGGCGTGCTGCGGATCGGGCTGTTCTATCGCGAGGCGCGGATGCAGTCGGGCGCGCCGCCCACGACGCTGGCCGGGGCCTATCTGATGGGGCTGGCCTTCGGCTTCGGCTGGACGCCCTGCGTGGGGCCGGCGCTGGCCGCGATCCTGATGGTGGCGGGGGGGATGGGCGATCCGCTGCAGGGGGGGCTGCTGCTGCTGGTCTATGGGCTGGCGATGACGCTGCCCTTCGTGGTGGCGGCGCTGTTCGCGGGGCCGTTCCTGGGATGGGTTGCGCGGCACCGCGCGCTGATGGGGCGGGTCGAACAGGCGATGGGCGTCTTGCTGATCGTCTTCGGCATCCTGATCGCCACCAATTCCGTCAACCGGATCGCCGACTGGATGATCCGCAATTTCGACTGGTCCGCCACCCTGGCCTGA
- the soxA gene encoding sulfur oxidation c-type cytochrome SoxA, protein MRSLCLTIAAGLIAAAPALADPVDDDLVVEGDDGPVQITTSAPAPDFLSDRMGTIYSGWLYREDETRDLQRDDFDNPGLLFAERGRDRWNAEMGTNGESCASCHEDPDSLTGLKAQLPRVDAQTGKLMILEDYVNACVTERMGLEPWGMTGNEMKDMLALISLQSRGMPVNVAIDGPAAPFWEQGQEMYYTRFGQLEMACANCHEDNQGLMIRADHLSQGQVNGFPTYRLKDAGLVTAQQRFVGCVRDTRAETFRPGSDEFKALELYVTSRGNGLSVEGVSVRH, encoded by the coding sequence ATGCGCAGCCTTTGCTTGACCATTGCCGCCGGGCTGATCGCCGCGGCGCCCGCCCTGGCCGACCCGGTCGATGACGATCTGGTGGTCGAGGGCGATGACGGCCCGGTCCAGATCACGACCAGCGCCCCCGCGCCGGATTTCCTGTCCGACCGGATGGGGACGATCTATTCCGGCTGGCTCTATCGCGAGGACGAGACCCGCGACCTGCAGCGCGACGATTTCGACAATCCCGGCCTGCTGTTCGCGGAACGCGGCCGCGACCGCTGGAATGCCGAAATGGGCACGAATGGCGAAAGCTGCGCCAGCTGCCACGAGGATCCCGACAGCCTGACGGGCCTCAAGGCACAGCTGCCCCGCGTGGATGCCCAGACCGGCAAGCTGATGATCCTGGAGGATTACGTGAACGCCTGCGTCACCGAGCGGATGGGGCTGGAGCCTTGGGGCATGACCGGCAACGAGATGAAGGACATGCTGGCCCTGATCTCGCTGCAATCGCGGGGCATGCCGGTGAATGTGGCCATCGACGGCCCCGCCGCGCCCTTCTGGGAACAGGGGCAGGAGATGTATTACACCCGCTTCGGCCAGCTGGAGATGGCCTGCGCCAATTGCCACGAGGACAATCAGGGCCTGATGATCCGCGCCGACCACCTCAGCCAAGGGCAGGTCAACGGATTTCCGACCTATCGCCTGAAGGATGCGGGCCTGGTCACCGCCCAGCAGCGCTTCGTCGGCTGCGTGCGCGACACCCGGGCCGAGACGTTCCGCCCCGGATCGGACGAATTCAAAGCGCTGGAGCTTTACGTCACCTCGCGCGGGAACGGCCTGTCGGTCGAGGGCGTGTCGGTCCGTCACTGA
- a CDS encoding ribonuclease E/G: MKGRQVILGQLFGQEAAALMQDGQLIDLMVAPDALTPLAPGAICRARTDRFIKGQGGVFLRLPDGRTGYLRDRKGVSEGKPVLVQVAGVAEEGKALPLTTRLLFRGRHALVTPGAPGVNVSRRIRDEDRRAALADLGRQVLGPRDHGLILRSAAEDTDDDTIRTELQDLIAIADGICAETSGGPERLLDAPTPWEQAWMDWADPAPDAIEEGDDSFARCGVLEAVDALLSPRIALEGSGDAHIEQTRALVAIDVNTGPDSSMAAGLKANIALARDLPRQLALRGLGGQVVVDFAPMPKRDRATLDQVLQAAFRNAGGEATLIGWTAMGLFELTRKRDRFPLTRLAAAEHG, from the coding sequence ATGAAGGGACGCCAGGTCATTCTGGGCCAGCTGTTCGGACAGGAGGCCGCCGCCCTGATGCAGGACGGCCAGCTGATCGATCTGATGGTGGCCCCTGACGCCCTGACCCCGCTGGCCCCCGGCGCGATCTGCCGGGCGCGGACCGACCGTTTCATAAAGGGGCAGGGCGGGGTCTTCCTGCGCCTGCCCGACGGCCGGACCGGCTATCTGCGCGACCGCAAGGGCGTGTCCGAGGGCAAGCCGGTCCTGGTCCAGGTCGCGGGTGTCGCCGAGGAGGGCAAGGCGCTTCCCCTGACCACCCGCCTGCTGTTCCGAGGCCGCCACGCGCTGGTGACGCCGGGTGCGCCGGGGGTCAATGTCTCGCGCCGCATCCGCGACGAGGACCGCCGCGCCGCGCTGGCCGATCTGGGCCGACAGGTGCTGGGCCCGCGCGATCACGGCCTGATCCTGCGCAGCGCCGCCGAGGATACCGATGACGACACGATCCGCACCGAGCTACAGGACCTGATCGCCATCGCCGACGGCATCTGCGCCGAGACCTCGGGCGGCCCGGAGCGGCTTCTGGACGCCCCCACCCCGTGGGAGCAGGCCTGGATGGATTGGGCCGATCCCGCCCCCGACGCGATCGAGGAGGGCGATGACAGCTTCGCCCGCTGCGGCGTGCTGGAGGCGGTGGATGCGCTCCTCTCCCCGCGCATCGCGCTGGAGGGGTCGGGCGACGCCCATATCGAACAGACCCGCGCCTTGGTCGCGATCGACGTGAATACCGGGCCCGACAGTTCCATGGCGGCGGGCCTCAAGGCGAATATCGCCTTGGCCCGCGACCTGCCGCGCCAATTGGCCCTGCGGGGTCTGGGCGGGCAGGTGGTGGTCGATTTCGCCCCCATGCCCAAGCGCGACCGTGCCACCCTGGACCAGGTCCTGCAGGCGGCCTTCCGCAATGCGGGCGGCGAGGCGACACTGATCGGCTGGACCGCGATGGGCCTGTTCGAGCTGACCCGCAAGCGCGACCGTTTCCCCCTGACGCGCCTGGCCGCGGCGGAGCATGGCTGA
- a CDS encoding DNA gyrase inhibitor YacG translates to MACPICSKPSVPAYRPFCSKRCADVDLAKWLRGDYVIPGAPLEDLPGDADAKNAPPRDDFRD, encoded by the coding sequence ATGGCCTGCCCGATCTGTTCCAAGCCGTCGGTGCCGGCCTATCGCCCCTTCTGTTCCAAGCGCTGCGCGGATGTGGACCTGGCGAAATGGCTGCGCGGCGACTATGTCATCCCCGGCGCCCCGCTGGAGGATCTGCCCGGCGATGCCGATGCGAAAAACGCGCCTCCGCGCGATGATTTTCGCGATTAG
- a CDS encoding YeeE/YedE family protein, translating to MDDFSAGGLAALIGLAAGLVLGLAARLGDFCTLGALESALYGGEQRRARMWGVVLATAILGVQLGAMAGLIDLGGTIYHTVAWQPLASIAGGLVFGYGMALAGNCGFGALARMGGGDLRALVIVLVMGIAGFVALSGPLAALRIVIFPQRDATGPQGMLADLAALGLPPGVVVILLAGALLAWALASAELRASPRAIGWSVAVGLSVTGALIGTSWLAATAMEPVGVEGPSYTAPIGRTLIYLMTASGGGLSFAVGSVLGVVMGALAGSIRRGLFRWEACDDPRELGRQIGGAALMGVGGVVAMGCSVGQGVTGFATLAWSGPVTLIAICIGGWLGLRQLIGGRDIA from the coding sequence TTGGACGATTTCTCGGCGGGCGGCCTGGCCGCGCTGATCGGGCTGGCCGCGGGGCTGGTCCTGGGGCTGGCCGCGCGGCTCGGCGATTTCTGCACGCTCGGCGCGCTGGAATCGGCGCTCTATGGCGGCGAGCAGCGGCGCGCGCGCATGTGGGGCGTGGTGCTGGCCACCGCGATCCTGGGCGTGCAGCTGGGCGCGATGGCCGGGCTGATCGATCTGGGCGGCACGATCTATCACACGGTGGCCTGGCAGCCCCTGGCCTCCATTGCGGGCGGGCTGGTCTTCGGCTATGGCATGGCGCTGGCCGGGAATTGCGGCTTCGGCGCGCTGGCGCGGATGGGGGGCGGCGATCTGCGCGCGCTAGTCATCGTGCTGGTCATGGGCATCGCGGGCTTCGTGGCGCTGTCCGGCCCGCTGGCCGCGCTGCGAATCGTCATCTTTCCACAGCGCGACGCGACCGGGCCGCAGGGGATGCTGGCCGATCTGGCCGCCCTGGGCCTGCCGCCCGGGGTGGTGGTGATCCTGCTTGCAGGCGCGCTGCTGGCCTGGGCGCTTGCCTCGGCCGAGCTGCGCGCCAGCCCCCGCGCGATCGGCTGGTCGGTGGCGGTGGGCCTGTCGGTCACCGGCGCGCTGATCGGCACCAGCTGGCTGGCCGCCACCGCGATGGAGCCGGTGGGCGTCGAGGGCCCCTCCTACACCGCGCCGATCGGCCGCACGCTGATCTATCTGATGACGGCCTCGGGGGGCGGGCTGTCCTTTGCCGTGGGCTCGGTCCTGGGGGTGGTGATGGGGGCGCTGGCCGGGTCCATCCGCCGCGGATTGTTCCGGTGGGAGGCCTGCGACGACCCGCGCGAGCTGGGCCGCCAGATCGGCGGCGCGGCGCTGATGGGCGTGGGCGGCGTGGTCGCGATGGGCTGTTCGGTGGGCCAGGGCGTGACCGGCTTCGCCACGCTGGCCTGGTCCGGCCCGGTGACCCTGATCGCCATCTGCATCGGCGGCTGGCTGGGCCTGCGCCAGCTGATCGGCGGGCGGGACATCGCCTGA
- a CDS encoding c-type cytochrome, protein MSRSRNLAPFSLALSTALILIAGPALSQPLGLGREALPEEVEAWDVAVLPDGTGLRPGSGSVEDGDEIFYEQCASCHGDFAEGRDSWPALSGGMGTLTDPRPVKTIGSYWPHLSTVHDYIHRSMPFGGAQTLTQDETYAITAFLLYSNGMVEDDFVLTHENFTEIVMPNADGFYPDDRPETEYPIFSAEPCMQDCRDTAPEVTRRAVDLGVTPMGEDGRPAGTIPATFDVAQGPEAIEEPEDAPEVTAGEIAPEAEPEAAAPDPALVADGERAFRKCAACHQVGEGARNGTGPHLNGVFGAEVAHVEGFRYSPVFQQLQDDGVVWDHDALSAFLESPRGFAQGTRMSFAGIRNADERDAIIAYLQSLEP, encoded by the coding sequence ATGTCGAGATCGCGTAACCTGGCCCCATTCAGCCTGGCGCTCAGCACCGCCCTGATCCTGATCGCCGGCCCCGCCTTGTCCCAGCCCCTCGGCCTCGGCCGCGAGGCCCTGCCCGAGGAGGTCGAAGCCTGGGACGTGGCCGTCCTGCCCGACGGCACCGGCCTGCGCCCCGGTTCGGGCAGCGTCGAGGACGGGGACGAGATCTTCTATGAGCAATGCGCCAGCTGCCATGGCGATTTCGCCGAAGGCCGCGACAGCTGGCCCGCGCTGTCGGGCGGCATGGGCACGCTGACCGATCCGCGCCCGGTCAAGACCATCGGCAGCTATTGGCCGCATCTGTCGACGGTGCATGACTACATCCACCGCTCGATGCCCTTCGGGGGCGCGCAGACCCTGACCCAGGACGAGACCTATGCGATCACGGCCTTCCTTCTCTATTCCAACGGCATGGTCGAGGATGACTTCGTCCTGACGCATGAGAACTTCACCGAGATCGTGATGCCCAATGCCGATGGCTTCTATCCCGATGACCGCCCCGAGACGGAATACCCGATCTTTTCCGCCGAACCCTGCATGCAGGATTGCCGCGACACCGCCCCTGAGGTCACCCGCCGTGCCGTCGATCTGGGCGTGACGCCCATGGGCGAGGATGGCCGCCCGGCAGGCACCATTCCCGCGACCTTCGACGTCGCCCAAGGACCCGAGGCCATCGAGGAACCCGAGGATGCCCCCGAGGTCACCGCGGGCGAGATCGCGCCCGAGGCCGAACCCGAAGCCGCGGCCCCCGATCCCGCCTTGGTGGCCGATGGCGAACGGGCGTTTCGCAAATGCGCCGCCTGCCATCAGGTGGGCGAGGGCGCGCGCAACGGCACCGGCCCGCATCTGAACGGCGTCTTCGGCGCCGAGGTCGCCCATGTCGAGGGGTTCCGCTATTCCCCCGTCTTCCAGCAGCTGCAGGATGACGGCGTGGTCTGGGATCACGACGCGCTCTCGGCCTTTCTGGAAAGCCCGCGCGGCTTTGCCCAAGGCACGCGCATGTCCTTTGCCGGGATCCGCAACGCCGATGAACGCGACGCCATCATCGCCTATCTGCAGAGCCTGGAGCCATGA